TAAGGTTAAGTACATGCAGCCAAAGTTTAAGCAAATCGGAATGTTTTAAAGTGGGTATAGATTAGATGCTTCAATTGTTTAGTTACTATGCTATCAATCCTCTTATCGATTTAAATTCACCTCCTATGTATTCAGAGATTAGGAGCAATATAGCACATTTCAAACATTATAGGAGCAGAGATAAGAGTATTATTACAAACTTCATTATCTACATTAACTATTTATAAGCACAGATAAGATTCCAATAATCTTTTTATTACTTTACATGATCCGTTGCCAGCACCTTTCCACCCTACCgatattttcgcatttttgaaaagtgcaaatcataatcaaaatttacgaaaaatggcaaaaaattacatttttatttttttaacaaatgtGGATAGaaaattttgttacgaattcaacgaagtatggcattttaatcaaaaaatcgaaaaaaaaaatttgttgtaaaaaatctgatatttttaatcggccttttcgccataacttggccaaaaatggccgctcagctaaaataaagactgttttgtgctgctaataaacatagtCTATAccaatttttttgattttctacaaaaaaaaatttacaaattttctcatttttgataaggggtacgtaccatcatcaaaatttgcgagaattggcaaaaaattagcatttcaatgtatgtacatggatcaatagggaattttgttacgaattcaacgaggtatgacatttcacttttggacaactatttttactgctatcgaaaaaaaacggattattttttatcaagaaatcgaaaaaaaaatttttttgtaaaaatcggatatttttaatcggcgttttccCCATAGCTTGGTTATAGCttggttttttcatttttgataaggggtaccatcatcaaaattttcgaaaaatggtcaaaaattagcattgtaatgtatgtacatggatcgatagggaattttgttacgaatttaACGAGGTATAGCATTCCAGTTTTGGACtattatttttactgctatcgaaaaaaaacgggttattttttatcaaaaaatcaaaaaacaaaatcttGTAAAAAAATCCGATATTTTTAATAGGggtttttgccataatttggccaaaaatggtcgCACAGATAAAacaaagactgttttgtgctgctaataaacacagctaactatgtctattccaacttttttgattttcggaaaaaaaaaaattgacaaattttcgcattttcgataaggggtaccatcattaaaatttgcgaaaaatggcaaaaatttagcatttcaatgtatgtacatggatcgatagggaattttgttacaaattcaacgaggtatggcattccacatttggagaactatttttactgctatagaaaaaaaacggattattttttatcaagaaatcgaaaaaaaaatttttttgtaaaaatcggatatttttaatcggcgttttccCCATAGCTTGGTTATAGCttggttttttcatttttgataaggggtaccatcatcaaaattttcgaaaaatggtcaaaaattagcattgtaatgtatgtacatggatcgatagggaattttgttacgaatttaACGAGGTATAGCATTCCAGTTTTGGACtattatttttactgctatcgaaaaaaaacgggttattttttatcaaaaaatcaaaaaacaaaatcttgtaaaaaaaatccgatatttttaataggggtttttgccataatttggccaaaaatggtcgCACAGATAAAacaaagactgttttgtgctgctaataaacacagctaactatgtctattccaacttttttgattttcggaaaaaaaaaattgacaaattttcgcatttgtgataaggggtaccatcattaaaatttgcgaaaaatggcaaaaatttagcatttcaatgtatgtacatggatcgatagggaattttgttacaaattcaacgaggtatggcattccagttttggactattatttttactgctatcgaaaaaaaacgggttattttttatcaaaaaatcaaaaaacaaaatcttgtaaaaaaaatccgatatttttaataggggtttttgccataatttggccaaaaatggtcgcacagataaaataaagactgttttgtgctgctaataaacacagctaactatgtctattccaacttttttgattttcggaaaaaaaaaaattgacaaattttcgcattttcgataaggggtaccatcattaaaatttgcgaaaaatggcaaaaatttagcatttcaatgtatgtacatggatcgatagggaattttgttacaaattcaacgaggtatggcattccacatttggagaactatttttactgctatagaaaaaaaacggattattttttatcaagaaatcgaaaaaaaaatttttttgtaaaaatcggatatttttaatcggcgttttccCCATAGCTTGGTTATAGCttggttttttcatttttgataaggggtaccatcatcaaaattttcgaaaaatggtcaaaaattagcattgtaatgtatgtacatggatcgatagggaattttgttacgaatttaACGAGGTATAGCATTCCAGTTTTGGACtattatttttactgctatcgaaaaaaaacgggttattttttatcaaaaaatcaaaaaacaaaatcttGTAAAAAAATCCGATATTTTTAATAGGggtttttgccataatttggccaaaaatggtcgcacagataaaataaagactgttttgtacTGCTAATAAACacagctaactatgtctattccaacttttttgattttcggaaaaaaaaaaattgacaaattttcgcattttcgataaggggtaccatcattaaaatttgcgaaaaatggcaaaaatttagcatttcaatgtatgtacatggatcgatagggaattttgttacaaattcaacgaggtatggcattccacatttggagaactatttttactgctatagaaaaaaaacggattattttttatcaagaaatcgaaaaaaaaatttttttgtaaaaatcggatatttttaatcggcgttttccCCATAGCTTGGTTATAGCttggttttttcatttttgataaggggtaccatcatcaaaattttcgaaaaatggtcaaaaattagcattgtaatgtatgtacatggatcgatagggaattttgttacgaatttaACGAGGTATAGCATTCCAGTTTTGGACtattatttttactgctatcgaaaaaaaacgggttattttttatcaaaaaatcaaaaaacaaaatcttGTAAAAAAATCCGATATTTTTAATAGGggtttttgccataatttggccaaaaatggtcgcacagataaaataaagactgttttgtacTGCTAATAAACacagctaactatgtctattccaacttttttgattttcggaaaaaaaaaaattgacaaattttcgcattttcgataaggggtaccatcattaaaatttgcgaaaaatggcaaaaatttagcatttcaatgtatgtacatggatcgatagggaattttgttacaaattcaacgaggtatggcattccacatttggagaactatttttactgctatagaaaaaaaacggattattttttatcaagaaatcgaaaaaaaaatttttttgtaaaaatcggatatttttaatcggcgttttccCCATAGCTTGGTTATAGCttggttttttcatttttgataaggggtaccatcatcaaaattttcgaaaaatggtcaaaaattagcattgtaatgtatgtacatggatcgatagggaattttgttacgaatttaACGAGGTATAGCATTCCAGTTTTGGACtattatttttactgctatcgaaaaaaaacgggttattttttatcaaaaaatcaaaaaacaaaatcttGTAAAAAATCCGATATTTTTAATAGGggtttttgccataatttggccaaaaatggtcgcacagataaaataaagactgttttgtacTGCTAATAAACacagctaactatgtctattccaacttttttgattttcggaaaaaaaaaaattgacaaattttcgcattttcgataaggggtaccatcatcaaaatttgcgaaaaatggcaaaaatttagcatttcaatgtatgtacatggatcgatagggaattttgttacgaatttaACGAGGTATAGCATTCCAGTTTTGGACtattatttttactgctatcgaaaaaaaacgggttattttttatcaaaaaatcaaaaaacaaaatcttgtaaaaaaaatccgatatttttaataggggtttttgccataatttggccaaaaatggtcgCACAGATAAAacaaagactgttttgtgctgctaataaacacagctaactatgtctattccaacttttttgattttcggaaaaaaaaaattgacaaattttcgcatttgtgataaggggtaccatcattaaaatttgcgaaaaatggcaaaaatttagcatttcaatgtatgtacatggatcgatagggaattttgttacaaattcaacgaggtatggcattccagttttggactattatttttactgctatcgaaaaaaaacgggttattttttatcaaaaaatcaaaaaacaaaatcttgtaaaaaaaatccgatatttttaataggggtttttgccataatttggccaaaaatggtcgcacagataaaataaagactgttttgtgctgctaataaacacaGCTAACTATGTAttccaacttttttgattttcggaaaaaaaaaaattgacaaattttcgcattttcgataaggggtaccatcattaaaatttgcgaaaaatggcaaaaatttagcatttcaatgtatgtacatggatcgatagggaattttgttacaaattcaacgaggtatggcattccacatttggagaactatttttactgctatagaaaaaaacggattataTTTTATcaagaaatcgaaaaaaaaaattttttgtaaaaatcaGATATTATTAATCGGCGTTTTCTCCATAGCTTGGTtaaaaatggccgcacagctaaaataaagactgttttatGCTGCTTATTAACATATCTAACTATGTCAAACccaatttttttgattttggaaaaaaaaatttgacaaatttttgcattttcgattcaataccatcatcaaaatttgcgaaaaatggccaaaaattagcatttcaatgtatgtacatagatcgatagggaattttgttacgaattcaacgaggtatgacatttcacttttggacaactatttttgttgaTATCGGAAAAATACGTATTATTAAACgtaaatcattaaaatttacaaaCGGTATAATCTTTACTATCAAAATTAACTATTTATAAGCACAGATAAGATTCCAATAATCTTTTTATTACTTTACATGATCCGCTGCCAGCACCTTTCCACCCGACCGATATTGATCGCATTCGCAATGATCATCTGTGGCTTCAGAGGTTTCTGGAAATGCACGATCTCGACATGGAGGCCTCCTTCACCAAGCTGTGGGAAACCTGTGTATGGCGTCAGTCGTATGGGGCCAACGATCTCGACGAGAGCCAGTTGAACCAGGAGTATCTGAAGGAGGGATCGGTGTTTGTGCGAAACAATGATGTGGATGGCAAGCCGCTGTTGATATTCCGCGTTAAGCTGCACAGTAAGTCCAAGAACTTGGACGAGCTGATCCGCATCGTGGTGTACTGGGTGGAGAGAAGTCAGAGGGAGCAGCATCTGACCCAGTTGACCATATTCTTTGACATGGCCGGCACTGGCTTGGCCACCATGGATCTGGACTTTGTTAAACGCATTGTGGAGACATTTAAGCAGTACTATCCGAATACCCTCAACTATATTTTGGTATATGAGCTGGCCTGGGTGCTCAATGGTAAGTTGAATTTAGTCAATTAATAACTGCCATTCACATTGAACATTAACCATGACCATGACCTTTTGCGGCTTGTTCCTAGCTGCTTTTAAGGTCATCAAGGCACTGCTGCCACCCAAAGCAGTTGAGATTTTGAAAATGATATCGAAAAAGGACATCAACCAGTACATTACCAAGGACAACTGCCTGGCCATCTGGGGTGGCGAGGATAACTACGAATTTAGCTTTTTGCCGGAGGCTAAAAAGGTTACTTCCAAACCGCTGGCTGCCAATGCCGGCGATGATGAGCAATTCGCGGACAAAAAGGTAAGCTAGTGGGTTGAGCGGGAGACACCAGACACAAGCTACTACTACCACCCACAAGAGAACAAATCTCGAGCGCCATTCGCCTGGTTGGGAGTGTCCTTGTGACACGGCTGCACCCGGAAGGAGTCGGTCCCTCGGTTCCCCGGTCGCCTAATTGCTTTTTCGAAAAGTCGCACGCGAACCGCCTTACAGCGCTCTCCACCATAATTGATTCACATTCTTGGGACGTATTGATTTAGGGTGCGCTGTTTGCGTGTCCTGCGTGAGTTGCCTGTCCCCAACTGACCACTGGACTGGTCTGTTCCCGTGCACTGGGGGAAATATTTGAGTTTagcaacaaatattttatctTTTAGTACAGATCATTGCTTTACAAGCTTGATTCAAATATGATATCTGGTTCCAATCTTCAGTTGTAGCTTAAATCTGGCAAAAAGTATAGCATTCTTTTAGGCGCAGCTGCATATTCAAGTAATAGTTTCAAGCCAGAAATCTTAATACTATCTTTAAAGAAACGATGTGGGATCATATAATTAGCTAGTTTTCATACTCTTTACGAAAgtttgaaaaacaaatttagaCATTTTGTAGCGAgctccctttttttttcgcagtgctCCTACGCTTTTGTGGGCAGAACATTGTAGCAACTATTTATAGTCTCTTATTTGACATATTGCTAAACTTTCGGTTTCTGGCTGGGGTCAGTGGCTAATGGTCAGTTCTCGAGGCCCCGAAGCGTTGACCCGAAAAAAGTAGAACACACATTGCCAGAGGGATTATGGCATGTTCTCTGTGTGCGTATTTGTGTCGTACGTGTATATGTACTGTATCCATGTATGTGTAAATGACTCCCAGAGCGAATATTATCCGGCATTTCTCTCACACCCACGCTaacacacacccacacgcTGTTATCACACCCACACGACGTCATCATTTCTAATGCACTCTCTCTCTGCCTCTCATTTCAACGGcactttcatttcatttacaGTTGCAGTTCATTTTACGCCAGACGCAAGCGGCCGCAACAACAGCTGGAAGAAGCTGATCGAGTGTGAGCGAGACAGCAGAGACGGAGCGAGCTTTTGGGTGTGCTTTCAATTCAGTTGTATTTTCACTTTTGGGCGAACTAGTCACCAAATTCCGCAAAGCAACCGCATTTTACGTTCGTTTCTGTCCCAAAACTTGTGCTAATCGCCATGGACATTTGCAAACTATAATTGTTATTAACAAAGAAGCAAGCATAAGTGGAAACTGCATTGTTATCGTACCAATTGATATTCACTACTCAAAGTttgagcaacaacaacaacgaaatgCCAAgggtatgtgtgtgcgtgcgtgcgtATAGAATGTGTTTTGTGTGTCATGTTTCATACTCATTGAATTGCGCTTAAGAAATTTGTGTCATTTATAAGAATCAATAAATCATCTATAAGCCATTGAAAACCCCAAAGTATTTGAGTTTATCCGGCGAATCATAATCGAAGTTCACTGTCTATCATCATGATCATGTGTGCGTTACGTGGAAGTTGAAGCAAAAGCCCAACAAATCCGAGTCGGATCGAATTTAGCTTGCCATTCAAGACGATTACTTCACCCtgcatattttcttttgtttgctgctgAATATGACAACAGTTGTTTGTTCAGTTTAAGTTAAGGAGTATGAATTGTCTCAAGTGCCAGTTGGAGTTTGTATCTGTACAGCGATTCGATGGAAATGAGCTAGTAAAATGGTTCCGCACATTAAGTGCGGCTTAAAGggcaatttaaaattcaaaaattagTAATgttaattatacaaatttaacTAGCTAGCATACTGGAGTTAATTACTTTTACTAATGTTAAagccttgttttttttttttataagaagctgaagtatttttaataacataCATTTAAAACATAAAGTTTAAAACAGCGTTAGAAAACAGTTGAATATATAACAATTTACTAACGCGTTTGCAAGAATCCCTAAAGCCACGCCAGGAAATCCACAGTTTCAGGGTTGCCAGCTGTTTCATGTTTTGGTGGATGCAAATTATTTGCAGACCTAATCTCTCCTAAGGGCCCAAAAGTCCGGCTTTGTCTATATGTTCGAGATCTTGAATCAGATTACGGATATTAACTGTGTGTGGATACTGGCGAATGTGACCAATGTCTGAGGCAGGGCGTTTCAATTACGTGAGTTGCCGATGGCATCCGGAGGGCAGATAAAGCAGCCAGATAAAACCCATACATACCAATCCAATGTGATGTGCCTAGGCACATCTCGCACAGAATAGCCCACATCCGGCTGAAAAGCAAATGAAACCAATTCACCCATCGACCTCCAGTTCGAGTGGACCTCCACAGTTCGCCGATAATGCCAGCTCAAGGGTGCCAAGCATACTGGGACGGCCCTTCTGAAAATGACACAGAAAAGCACGTTCGATGGCGTCCGATGAGGAGGCGCCACCAAAACCTATCCTATCCACCATCCAATAGACGGTCATTTGAACGAATTCTCTTTCATCGGCAGGTCACCTTCGTCGATTCCGCTCCCGTGGTGCTCAAGGAGTCCAACATCAACGAGATGCACACTCCAAGCGAGGGTAAGAAACACAGCCCTTAACGCCCCTAAAAAGTGTGGAAAGGGTATATTTACAATCGACTTTCCATTAATCTGCACTGCTCATTATGTCACaaatgtacacacacacatcttACAATCAAGTCGCCTCATTTTAGTTCGTTATCCCccatataaacaaaattttttggTCCCACccaaatttgaaatttgtaacaacaaaaaaatctGCGAATTAATACCAAGAGTGCTTTCCTTGACCAGGCATGTTGCATATTAATCCCAAGGATTTTGTCAACTTCAATTCCAAGAATGCGGAGGCCACCATGAGCATCAAGTCTATTGCCACCTCGGCAGTGACATACAAGGTGGGTAAAATCTACACGCTTACTTGAGATTAACCAGATTAATTCATCGTTTGTAACCCCTGTAGATCCAAACCACATCGCCGGAGAAGTTCCGTGTGCGACCACGTTGCGGCATTATCCAGCCCAACCAGGAGGCCACCATCAACATATGGCTGAAGTCGGAGCACAAGCTGAGCGACGAGAGCAAGGACAAGTTCCTGGTGATGGCCATGATCGCGCCAGGCGGTGAATGCGGTGGCGCCGATGTGACCGAGCTGTGGCGTAGCAAATTACCCACATCAGCGGATGTGGAGCAGCATCGGTTGGTCTGTCGCTTCGAGGAGAGCAAGTCCAAAGCGCCGCTAGATTGCGCAAACAAGGCCAGTAAGGCCAGCGTGGACTGCAACAAGAAATCCGGTGCTGTAAGTATCCTCGCTATCGGTGCTTAAAACCGAAAATATACTCATAGAGTTATAATTTTGCATCACAGGACGTCGATCCAGCTACGGCAATGGAGCGCCAGTTGGCATTCACCCAGAACCTGCAATATGTGACACTGGCGCTGTTGTTCCTGTTGTTTGCCGGCTTCGGATTTCTAATGTACCAGCAGTTGGGCCAGCACGCCTCTAGCTGTCCCAAGACAACGGCGTATTCGTGCGCCAAGCgcaaataatatttactttcCCCGTGTAATCTGACCAGGCAGGAGCTAGACATTGCCGCTCGCGATAGCCACACCAATAACGAACACGACTGCGACTGTCCAGAGCTGGAGAACTGTGCCTGTGCTGTTGATTTAATGAATCTGGGTCTGGACTGTGCCGATACGTTGGACCAATTCGATGGCGAATGCCTGGAGGCACTGATCCAAGCGCATCTGCAGCTGTGCTTCAGCTGTCAGCGCACTACTGGTGATCGACAGCTGGGCGGCGTTGCTGCCGGCGGCCATCTGCTAGGACTCATCGCATTCGCAAGGAAGATGGTACGCGTCGTTCTTTCGCTATCGCTGCTGTGCGGCATCTTGTTCGTGAGCTTCTACCTGGGCAACAACTATGGCGGaaactccaccaccaccactaccatAACCACCTCCCTAGCCACAGTCGACTCAGGCAGAGGCAATCGTCAGCCGTGTTACTACTCGTAGTGAAGCCAAAACCCACACCTATGCAGGCCAGGGTGGTTCGATTTGTCTAGCAGAATATGCAATTTGTACAATTGTGTACGTTAATAATCAATTTTGACCCTTGCCAGGTATGAACGACAGATATTAAAGCCTTCTTACATACTTCAATGGTTCCCTCTTAAAAGAGAGAAATATTTCTCAAATTCTCCGGACTTTTGTATGGCCACCTTTGCTTTCAAAGGTAATTTTAAGATGTTTCCCTTCCTTGCAAATCGAACCACCCAtgcaaatacatatttttgtataaatctTAAGACCTATGATAAGAGTAACAATTTCGTGTTTCCTGATATTATTCGAGTAAATGGTGTCCCGTGCTTACTCCCAACTATTTGTCTTACTCCGCTTTTTGTTTCCCCCGTCTGAGTCAGGAATTTATTATACACTGTGAGTAGGATGTATGGCTTTGTAAATCCTAATGCATTGTGTCGGATTCACAAGTCAAGTTAATTAGTTTGTAAATAAATCTCATTTAGTTTCACTTTGCGttcaaatacaaatttacTAAGGTTTCGTATTGCGaacgaatatatataataaacatttagTTGGGTTGATAAAGAAGTTTTCGTCATTAGGCAGACTTGTATGATTTAAGCGGGCATCTATTTATCAAAATAATAAGAACTTAACACGATTTAGTTCGTAAATCTCGGCGTACAAATAAGCAAAAATTCCGATCTATCTTACGAATCTGGGCCATGAGTAAACATTCCTTAAGCGTAGGGTAAGCGTACGGGTTTTGTAACTTAGTGTCACCAAAAACAAATTGGGAAAGTCAGCGTATTTATACTCAATCTTATGTCTTTTTACCGCCTCGCTTGGCAGCCGgcttcttggccttcttgGGAGTCGGTTCCTTGACGGACTCCTCTTCGACCGCCTCGTCGGCATCATCCTGCGGCGGCGTCTTGttctttttgctgctgctgctagtGGACGCCTTCGCTGGCAAGttctccttctgctcctgcttATCTGCACTATCGGCTTCCTTGTCGGCACTCTCCTGCGGCGGGGTCTTGTCCTttttactgctgctgctggcggacGCCTTCACAGGAACATTTTCCTTCTGTTCCTGCTTATCCGCCTTAACCAAAAAGATTGCGTGCTGACCACCGCCAGATGCGAGCATCATGTGCTTGCCCTGCGTGTTCTTGCTGACGACCACGATTGGTTCGAGctcatcatcgccatcgccaacGCCCAGTTGATTGTTGACGCCTGAGCCCCAGGAATACAGTTTGCCGTCCTCTGTAATGGCATAGGAACAGACTTCGCCACAGCCCACGGACACAACCTTGTCGGTCAGCTTCGCCACAAGCGTTGGCTTCTCCACAACATCCTTGACATCGCCCAGTCCCAGGCGACCGTACTCCGGACGACCCACCACGGAACATTTAAGGTCTGTTGTCAGGATGACAGTGTGGTGCTGACCGCCGGCAATGTGTCGGATATCTTTCAGTTCCGTCTTGATGGGCGTCACTGCGAACTCCTTGCCCTTGGTCTCGTGGGCCAGTTGCTTGAAGTTGTTCAGTCCTGTGGCCCAGATGACCTCTGTCTGCGACTCGCGCATGAATGTGCAGTAGTTGGTGGCCCAGATCGCCTCAAAGGGTTTGGCCCGCGTGATGATGAGCTGGGTGGGTCGCAGCAAATCGCGTTTGCCTCGACGACCTGTGCGTTACAATTTTGTCATTAATACGGATTTGCGTTGGATATGTTAGTACCAAGACTTACCCTCTCCGGAAATGGAACGCTCCGACAGCCGGCCAAGTTGTCCCTGCTCAGCGCAGCCCACGGTGAAGACCTTTCCGGCAGTGGTCAGAATGACCAGATGATCGGCGCCCGAAGCGATGCTGCAGCAGACAGTGCCCTCCATCAGATCGATGGGCGTACGCTTGTTTCCATCGATGGTGAGGCCCATGTTGCCATGCGAGTCTCGGAACGAGCCCCAAGCGAAGACGCGGCCATCCTCCAGCAGACAAGCGGAATGCGAGTCGCCCGCCGAAATGCACAATGCCTTGCCGGGCAATTCGATCAGATCCGGCTTGGCCTCGCTGCCATCCTCGCTGGTGTCGCGACCCAGTGCGCCCTCATCATTGCAACCGAATGAGTAAATGTCCCCCGATTTGGTCAACACCAGGTTGTGCATGCCTCCGGCGCATATGTCC
This portion of the Drosophila santomea strain STO CAGO 1482 chromosome 3L, Prin_Dsan_1.1, whole genome shotgun sequence genome encodes:
- the LOC120447650 gene encoding regulator of chromosome condensation, which gives rise to MPRRKALTNNNNAGESEQLQPPKAKRARIAFHLELPKRRTVLGNVLVCGNGDVGQLGLGEDILERKRLSPVAGIPDAVDICAGGMHNLVLTKSGDIYSFGCNDEGALGRDTSEDGSEAKPDLIELPGKALCISAGDSHSACLLEDGRVFAWGSFRDSHGNMGLTIDGNKRTPIDLMEGTVCCSIASGADHLVILTTAGKVFTVGCAEQGQLGRLSERSISGEGRRGKRDLLRPTQLIITRAKPFEAIWATNYCTFMRESQTEVIWATGLNNFKQLAHETKGKEFAVTPIKTELKDIRHIAGGQHHTVILTTDLKCSVVGRPEYGRLGLGDVKDVVEKPTLVAKLTDKVVSVGCGEVCSYAITEDGKLYSWGSGVNNQLGVGDGDDELEPIVVVSKNTQGKHMMLASGGGQHAIFLVKADKQEQKENVPVKASASSSSKKDKTPPQESADKEADSADKQEQKENLPAKASTSSSSKKNKTPPQDDADEAVEEESVKEPTPKKAKKPAAKRGGKKT
- the LOC120447651 gene encoding motile sperm domain-containing protein 2 isoform X4 translates to MPRVTFVDSAPVVLKESNINEMHTPSEGMLHINPKDFVNFNSKNAEATMSIKSIATSAVTYKIQTTSPEKFRVRPRCGIIQPNQEATINIWLKSEHKLSDESKDKFLVMAMIAPGGECGGADVTELWRSKLPTSADVEQHRLVCRFEESKSKAPLDCANKASKASVDCNKKSGADVDPATAMERQLAFTQNLQYVTLALLFLLFAGFGFLMYQQLGQHASSCPKTTAYSCAKRK
- the LOC120447651 gene encoding motile sperm domain-containing protein 2 isoform X3 — encoded protein: MSEAGRFNYVTFVDSAPVVLKESNINEMHTPSEGMLHINPKDFVNFNSKNAEATMSIKSIATSAVTYKIQTTSPEKFRVRPRCGIIQPNQEATINIWLKSEHKLSDESKDKFLVMAMIAPGGECGGADVTELWRSKLPTSADVEQHRLVCRFEESKSKAPLDCANKASKASVDCNKKSGADVDPATAMERQLAFTQNLQYVTLALLFLLFAGFGFLMYQQLGQHASSCPKTTAYSCAKRK
- the LOC120447651 gene encoding motile sperm domain-containing protein 2 isoform X1: MGIKVKETTPQQIEELRERFNSKYASSPPAAPFHPTDIDRIRNDHLWLQRFLEMHDLDMEASFTKLWETCVWRQSYGANDLDESQLNQEYLKEGSVFVRNNDVDGKPLLIFRVKLHSKSKNLDELIRIVVYWVERSQREQHLTQLTIFFDMAGTGLATMDLDFVKRIVETFKQYYPNTLNYILVYELAWVLNAAFKVIKALLPPKAVEILKMISKKDINQYITKDNCLAIWGGEDNYEFSFLPEAKKVTSKPLAANAGDDEQFADKKVTFVDSAPVVLKESNINEMHTPSEGMLHINPKDFVNFNSKNAEATMSIKSIATSAVTYKIQTTSPEKFRVRPRCGIIQPNQEATINIWLKSEHKLSDESKDKFLVMAMIAPGGECGGADVTELWRSKLPTSADVEQHRLVCRFEESKSKAPLDCANKASKASVDCNKKSGADVDPATAMERQLAFTQNLQYVTLALLFLLFAGFGFLMYQQLGQHASSCPKTTAYSCAKRK
- the LOC120447651 gene encoding motile sperm domain-containing protein 2 isoform X2, with product MGIKVKETTPQQIEELRERFNSKYASSPPAAPFHPTDIDRIRNDHLWLQRFLEMHDLDMEASFTKLWETCVWRQSYGANDLDESQLNQEYLKEGSVFVRNNDVDGKPLLIFRVKLHSKSKNLDELIRIVVYWVERSQREQHLTQLTIFFDMAGTGLATMDLDFVKRIVETFKQYYPNTLNYILVYELAWVLNAAFKVIKALLPPKAVEILKMISKKDINQYITKDNCLAIWGGEDNYEFSFLPEAKKVTSKPLAANAGDDEQFADKKLQFILRQTQAAATTAGRS